The following proteins come from a genomic window of Maribacter sp. HTCC2170:
- a CDS encoding CYTH domain-containing protein: MIEIERKFLVKSDEFKNEATSKRRIVQGFLNTHPERTVRVRINEDIGYLTIKGKSNEEGTSRFEWEKEIDLQEAEALLGLCEKSVINKMRYEIPAGKYIFEVDEFFDDNKGLIVAEIELQNENDEFDRPDWLGEEVTGQVKYYNSLLSKAPFKKW, encoded by the coding sequence ATGATAGAAATAGAACGCAAGTTTTTGGTTAAATCTGATGAGTTCAAAAATGAAGCAACTTCGAAAAGAAGAATTGTCCAAGGTTTTTTGAATACCCATCCCGAAAGAACAGTACGCGTAAGAATCAATGAGGACATAGGATATTTGACAATAAAGGGAAAATCAAATGAAGAAGGTACTTCTCGTTTTGAATGGGAGAAGGAAATAGATTTACAAGAAGCAGAAGCCTTATTGGGCTTGTGCGAGAAATCAGTTATCAATAAAATGAGGTATGAAATACCTGCAGGAAAATATATCTTTGAGGTAGATGAGTTTTTTGATGACAATAAAGGTCTTATAGTTGCCGAAATCGAATTGCAAAACGAAAATGATGAATTTGACCGACCAGACTGGTTAGGAGAAGAAGTAACGGGTCAGGTTAAATATTACAATTCACTATTGAGCAAAGCACCTTTTAAAAAGTGGTAA
- a CDS encoding YciI family protein: protein MKYTLCLLTLCVFVSCKQEQSAVTEVDEIVEVVKEKSVREINEELIKKGYKTFDFVDEVTKDTMLMQQYFIAFLKRGPNRSQNKAESDSLQTMHMEHLGRMYEEGYADISGPFGDDGDIRGITIYNTPTLEIADSLANMDPMVKAGRLVIEIHPWWAAKGFPLR from the coding sequence ATGAAATATACTCTATGCTTGTTGACTTTATGTGTTTTTGTGTCTTGTAAACAAGAGCAAAGTGCTGTAACTGAAGTTGATGAAATAGTTGAAGTAGTGAAAGAAAAATCAGTTCGGGAAATTAATGAAGAGTTGATTAAAAAAGGGTATAAAACATTTGATTTTGTGGATGAGGTTACTAAAGACACTATGTTGATGCAACAGTATTTTATAGCTTTTCTTAAAAGAGGTCCTAACCGTTCACAGAATAAAGCTGAGAGTGATAGTCTACAAACTATGCATATGGAGCATTTAGGAAGAATGTACGAGGAAGGTTATGCCGATATTTCTGGTCCATTTGGTGATGATGGTGATATTCGTGGTATCACGATTTATAATACTCCGACCTTGGAAATAGCCGATAGCCTTGCCAATATGGACCCTATGGTAAAAGCGGGTCGTTTGGTAATAGAAATTCATCCTTGGTGGGCAGCAAAGGGTTTTCCCTTGCGCTAA
- a CDS encoding ROK family protein, whose amino-acid sequence MKKDIAIGVDVGGSHIVSAAVNLKTNEIILATTHSVKVNNKESKDVVLENWSRAINETIESAGIVNTTNIGFAIPGPFNYKSGVAMFEGDNDKYESLYKVSIPEELPKYINSDEVDLRFLNDATSFGVGVSKQGKAKLYSKVIVVTLGTGFGSAFIENGIPQVHSDEVPEGGCLWDKPFKSGISDDYFSTRWCINRYEELTGEKLLGVKEVAMVNNPHSKAVFDEFGLNMATFMMPFIERFKADIIVMGGNISKASELFLPTFEKKMLDYGSRVEIEISNLMEDAAILGSAKLFDPVFWQSVKDELPEL is encoded by the coding sequence ATGAAAAAAGATATAGCCATTGGAGTTGATGTTGGCGGAAGTCATATTGTTAGTGCTGCCGTGAACCTGAAAACCAATGAAATAATTCTGGCGACCACTCATTCTGTCAAAGTAAACAACAAGGAATCCAAGGATGTTGTATTAGAAAACTGGAGCAGAGCTATTAACGAGACCATTGAAAGTGCTGGGATTGTAAATACAACTAATATTGGGTTTGCTATTCCAGGACCTTTTAATTACAAAAGCGGAGTGGCGATGTTCGAAGGTGATAATGACAAATATGAGAGCTTGTATAAAGTTTCGATACCCGAAGAATTACCTAAATATATCAATAGTGATGAAGTTGATTTAAGATTTTTAAACGATGCTACTTCCTTTGGTGTTGGCGTATCAAAACAAGGAAAAGCGAAATTGTATAGCAAAGTGATTGTTGTAACGTTGGGCACGGGGTTTGGTTCTGCTTTTATCGAAAATGGCATCCCGCAAGTACATAGTGATGAAGTACCCGAGGGAGGATGTTTGTGGGATAAACCATTTAAATCTGGTATTAGTGATGACTATTTTTCTACGCGATGGTGCATAAACAGGTACGAGGAGCTTACAGGGGAAAAGTTACTAGGTGTTAAAGAGGTGGCAATGGTGAATAATCCTCATTCAAAAGCAGTTTTTGACGAATTTGGTTTGAACATGGCAACGTTCATGATGCCTTTTATTGAAAGGTTCAAAGCGGATATTATTGTAATGGGAGGTAATATTTCAAAGGCAAGCGAGCTATTTCTACCGACTTTTGAAAAGAAAATGTTGGATTATGGGTCACGGGTTGAAATTGAAATATCGAACTTAATGGAAGATGCCGCTATATTGGGTAGTGCTAAGCTATTTGACCCTGTTTTTTGGCAATCGGTGAAAGACGAATTACCTGAACTTTAA
- a CDS encoding GH92 family glycosyl hydrolase, with translation MKQIIAFLIILLCFASCKDNKELQQQKPLHDLVQYVDPQIGSVHGRWFFYTPAARPFGMAKLAPHTNAYNSQGGWGPTGYDDRHTSIEGFGHFHEFQIGGLVFMPTVGELKTVPGTLEDPDIGYRSRFYKKDETAEPGYYKVRLKNYNIKAEITATERVGYHRYTFPKTKEANVIIDIGHKQGESSDVVSAHAKLVNDTEIEGYIETNPEYAKFCDPGKTVKMYFVARLGKEALQMGSFVNEIRHEGAVETIGTDNGLYLTFNMEKDSVLEIQTGLSYTSIANARLNLKTETNGKTFESVKQESKDDWNKKLNKIVVEGGKKEDRVKFYTGLYHALLGRGLSNDANGDYPLSEDKIGHTALNEKGKPKYNHYNTDGIWGGFWNLSQVWALAYPDYFSDYIQSNIDFYKDTGWLHDGTANGVFTNGVQTNFQGLLLASAYNVGIRDFDVKTGYEAALKNELEYNGRNLGNGKYDLSYFVKDKYVPYKDTIISNGWVFNFGASHTLEYSFSSYAVAQMAKDKKDEVNYEKLMKQADYYKNLFDPVTKFIRPKLKNGSFIKDFDPMKGWDGFQEGNAYQFTWYVPQDPKGLIDLVGKPLFNERLETMFNDAQKSMFGGGSEEIHSFSGVEKLYNHGNQPCLHNPWLFNYSGKPWLTQKWVRTICNEFYGTEPLHGYGVGQDEDQGQLGAWYVMASLGLFDVQGHTSANPSFQFGSPLFERITIQLDNDYYEGKELVLETKNQSQENLYIQSLSFNGKPVNNNWMYRKELINGGKLIFELGPEPNKQWGIEVLPPSMSNEK, from the coding sequence ATGAAACAGATTATCGCCTTTCTAATTATATTATTATGTTTTGCGAGTTGCAAAGACAATAAAGAACTACAGCAGCAAAAACCATTACACGATTTAGTTCAATACGTAGATCCGCAGATTGGCTCAGTACACGGCCGATGGTTCTTTTACACTCCTGCAGCTCGTCCATTCGGAATGGCCAAATTGGCACCTCACACCAACGCCTATAACAGCCAAGGTGGGTGGGGACCTACGGGATACGACGATAGGCATACTTCAATAGAGGGTTTTGGTCATTTTCACGAGTTTCAGATTGGTGGTTTGGTTTTTATGCCAACTGTTGGGGAATTAAAAACGGTACCCGGCACTTTGGAGGATCCAGATATAGGTTACAGATCTCGATTTTATAAAAAAGATGAAACGGCCGAACCAGGATACTATAAGGTAAGATTAAAGAATTATAACATAAAAGCAGAGATTACAGCAACTGAGCGTGTGGGGTACCACCGGTATACTTTCCCTAAAACCAAAGAAGCGAATGTAATCATTGATATTGGACACAAGCAGGGAGAAAGTAGTGATGTGGTTTCAGCACATGCAAAATTGGTGAATGATACCGAAATAGAAGGATATATCGAAACCAATCCCGAATACGCAAAGTTTTGTGACCCTGGTAAAACGGTAAAAATGTATTTCGTTGCCAGACTTGGCAAAGAAGCTCTTCAAATGGGGAGCTTCGTAAATGAAATAAGGCATGAAGGTGCGGTAGAGACCATTGGAACTGATAATGGCCTTTACTTGACATTCAATATGGAAAAAGATAGTGTGCTTGAAATCCAGACTGGATTAAGCTATACTTCCATCGCCAATGCACGTTTAAATTTAAAGACTGAAACCAATGGAAAGACCTTTGAATCGGTAAAACAGGAGTCTAAGGATGATTGGAACAAGAAACTGAATAAAATCGTTGTGGAAGGAGGTAAAAAGGAAGACAGGGTAAAGTTCTATACTGGCTTGTATCATGCTCTATTGGGACGCGGACTATCAAATGATGCGAACGGGGATTATCCTTTATCTGAAGATAAAATTGGGCATACCGCATTAAATGAAAAGGGTAAACCTAAATACAATCATTACAATACGGACGGTATTTGGGGAGGTTTTTGGAATTTGAGCCAAGTATGGGCATTGGCCTATCCTGACTATTTTAGTGACTATATACAATCAAATATCGATTTCTACAAAGATACGGGCTGGCTGCATGATGGCACAGCAAATGGAGTTTTTACAAATGGTGTTCAAACTAATTTTCAAGGATTATTATTGGCTTCGGCGTACAATGTTGGGATTCGGGATTTTGATGTGAAAACAGGTTATGAAGCTGCGTTAAAGAATGAATTGGAATACAACGGACGCAACTTGGGGAATGGTAAATATGACCTGAGCTATTTTGTCAAAGACAAGTATGTGCCTTATAAGGATACCATAATCTCAAACGGATGGGTTTTCAATTTTGGAGCTTCCCATACTTTGGAATATAGCTTTAGTTCCTATGCCGTGGCTCAGATGGCAAAGGATAAAAAGGATGAGGTCAACTACGAGAAGTTGATGAAGCAGGCAGATTATTATAAGAACCTATTTGACCCAGTTACTAAATTCATTAGGCCCAAATTGAAGAATGGCTCCTTTATCAAGGATTTTGATCCAATGAAAGGCTGGGATGGTTTTCAAGAAGGAAATGCCTATCAATTCACATGGTATGTTCCCCAAGATCCTAAAGGACTAATTGATTTAGTAGGAAAACCACTTTTTAATGAGCGTTTGGAAACCATGTTCAACGACGCACAGAAAAGTATGTTTGGCGGTGGGTCGGAAGAAATACATAGTTTTTCTGGAGTCGAAAAATTATACAATCATGGGAATCAACCCTGTCTGCATAACCCTTGGCTGTTCAATTATTCAGGAAAACCCTGGTTGACTCAAAAATGGGTTCGTACCATTTGTAATGAGTTTTACGGTACGGAACCATTGCATGGGTATGGTGTAGGACAAGATGAAGATCAGGGACAACTGGGGGCTTGGTATGTAATGGCTTCCTTGGGATTGTTTGATGTTCAGGGCCATACCTCTGCGAACCCTTCCTTTCAATTTGGAAGTCCGTTATTTGAAAGGATCACCATCCAATTGGATAATGACTATTACGAAGGAAAAGAACTTGTACTTGAAACCAAAAATCAAAGTCAGGAGAATTTATACATCCAGTCGCTTTCATTTAATGGAAAACCAGTGAACAATAATTGGATGTATCGCAAAGAACTTATAAATGGAGGAAAACTTATTTTTGAATTAGGCCCTGAACCTAACAAGCAATGGGGTATAGAAGTGCTGCCTCCCTCAATGTCAAATGAAAAATAA
- a CDS encoding GntR family transcriptional regulator, with translation MNFKLNHNSPIPLHAQIEAYLRDLVKQDEYCEGKRFLPKEVTLAKRLGVSRNTVRQAVNTLVNEHLIERKKGVGTKVVNKKIATKLDNWISFTKEMRKQGIEVVNYLVTVSLVKAPEEVYEALSVSKEKKLWKLEKIRGSKDAKYLYSVSFFHPRVGITGNEDFVLPLYEVLEVEHDILVATSKEKISAIKADKTLSSILELTTNMPILKRERLVCDPGDRPIEYNIVYYHTDYFTYDIEIKREF, from the coding sequence ATGAATTTCAAATTAAATCATAACAGCCCAATTCCTCTACATGCACAAATTGAAGCATATTTAAGGGATTTAGTAAAACAGGATGAATATTGCGAAGGGAAAAGGTTTTTACCCAAAGAAGTGACCCTTGCTAAAAGATTGGGGGTTTCTAGGAATACGGTGCGACAGGCGGTCAATACCTTGGTAAATGAGCATTTGATTGAACGTAAAAAAGGGGTTGGCACCAAAGTGGTCAATAAAAAAATAGCCACTAAACTTGACAATTGGATCAGTTTCACAAAAGAAATGCGCAAACAAGGGATTGAAGTGGTCAATTACCTCGTAACTGTTTCATTGGTCAAAGCCCCAGAAGAAGTATATGAAGCCTTATCTGTTTCTAAGGAGAAGAAATTATGGAAGCTGGAAAAAATTCGGGGATCAAAAGATGCCAAATATTTGTATTCCGTATCCTTTTTTCATCCAAGAGTAGGTATTACTGGGAATGAGGATTTTGTATTGCCATTGTATGAGGTGTTGGAAGTCGAGCATGATATTCTGGTAGCTACTTCCAAAGAAAAGATAAGTGCCATAAAAGCAGATAAAACCCTTAGTTCAATTCTCGAACTCACAACCAATATGCCAATATTGAAACGAGAGCGATTAGTATGTGATCCAGGAGATAGACCAATAGAATATAACATTGTTTATTATCATACAGACTATTTTACATACGATATTGAAATTAAAAGAGAATTCTAA
- a CDS encoding MFS transporter, producing the protein MTSKKIEVSKLFPVFLTFIVMGFVDIVGVSTGYVQKDFGLSDSMAQFIPSMVFIWFFVFSIPVGILQDKLGKKKMMNIGIIITILGMLIPFLHYSFEVILIAFVFMGIGNTIVQVAASPLLQEVSSKNKLSSFLSLSQFIKAITSLTGPIIATYLAITYDNWILVFLIYAIISLVNLLWLSLTKIDENIKSEAPATFGSCMALLTNKFVLTMVIAIFLIVGADVGMNTNIQAFLMKIHGLTLENASYGISVYFTALMISRFTGAILLQYLKPMFFLVTTTVLSIIGTTAIMFSATEVMAYISIFIVGLGAGNLFPLVFSMAINKMPTRSNEISGLLIMAIVGGAIIPPIMGFVSSYSGILGSLTVLGLCFVYLLIIPFSMKKENT; encoded by the coding sequence ATGACTTCAAAAAAAATCGAGGTTAGCAAACTGTTTCCGGTCTTCCTAACATTTATTGTCATGGGCTTTGTTGATATTGTTGGGGTTTCAACAGGATACGTGCAGAAAGATTTTGGTCTTTCAGATTCTATGGCACAGTTTATTCCTTCAATGGTTTTTATATGGTTTTTTGTTTTTTCAATCCCTGTAGGAATCCTTCAAGATAAACTTGGTAAAAAGAAAATGATGAACATTGGGATCATCATTACAATTTTAGGAATGTTGATTCCTTTCCTGCATTATTCTTTTGAGGTGATATTAATCGCTTTTGTGTTTATGGGTATAGGTAATACCATTGTACAGGTGGCGGCAAGCCCTTTACTGCAAGAAGTATCATCTAAAAACAAACTCTCTAGTTTTTTAAGCCTTTCCCAGTTTATAAAGGCCATAACTTCTTTAACGGGACCAATTATTGCTACCTATTTGGCCATAACCTATGATAATTGGATATTGGTATTTCTCATATATGCCATAATATCATTAGTAAATCTACTTTGGCTTTCCTTGACTAAGATTGATGAAAATATAAAATCTGAAGCGCCAGCAACATTCGGTTCATGTATGGCATTACTGACCAATAAATTTGTACTGACCATGGTAATTGCAATTTTTCTTATTGTCGGTGCAGATGTGGGTATGAACACTAATATTCAGGCTTTTTTGATGAAAATTCACGGACTTACTTTGGAAAATGCCTCCTATGGGATAAGTGTTTATTTTACTGCATTAATGATCAGTAGGTTTACTGGGGCCATTTTGTTACAGTATTTAAAACCGATGTTTTTTTTGGTGACCACCACGGTTTTATCCATTATCGGTACTACGGCGATTATGTTTTCTGCTACCGAGGTAATGGCCTATATATCAATATTTATTGTGGGACTAGGTGCTGGCAATCTTTTCCCTTTGGTGTTTTCTATGGCTATTAATAAAATGCCCACAAGATCAAATGAGATATCGGGTCTATTGATAATGGCAATTGTGGGAGGAGCTATAATTCCGCCTATTATGGGTTTTGTAAGCTCGTACTCGGGAATATTGGGAAGTCTTACTGTTCTTGGTTTATGCTTTGTCTATTTGCTTATTATTCCATTTTCCATGAAGAAAGAAAATACATAA
- the pheS gene encoding phenylalanine--tRNA ligase subunit alpha, translated as MIDKIKEHIAEVENFKAESNEALEAFRIKYLGKKGLLNEFFAEFKNVPNEQKKEFGQTINKLKISATERVNSLKDTLENKTDEASIYGDLTRPGEAMALGSRHPISLVKNQIIDIFSRIGFNVSEGPEIEDDWHNFTALNLPEYHPARDMQDTFFIQTDPDILLRTHTSSVQVRYMENNKPPIRTISPGRVYRNEAISARSHCFFHQVEGLYIDKDVSFADLKQTLQFFTTELFGKSKIRLRPSYFPFTEPSAEVDVYWGLETETDYKMTKGTGWLEIMGCGMVDPNVLENCGIDSNEYSGFAFGMGIDRIALLLHQISDIRLLSENDVRFLEQFKSTL; from the coding sequence ATGATCGATAAGATAAAGGAACATATTGCTGAAGTTGAAAATTTCAAAGCTGAATCTAATGAAGCTTTAGAGGCTTTTCGAATTAAATATTTGGGGAAAAAAGGTCTTCTCAATGAGTTTTTTGCTGAGTTTAAAAACGTTCCCAACGAGCAAAAAAAGGAATTTGGCCAAACAATAAACAAGTTGAAGATTTCGGCCACGGAAAGAGTTAATTCCTTAAAAGATACATTGGAGAACAAAACGGACGAGGCTAGTATTTATGGGGATTTAACCCGGCCAGGTGAAGCAATGGCATTAGGCTCAAGGCATCCTATCTCTCTTGTAAAGAACCAGATTATCGACATTTTTTCAAGAATAGGCTTCAATGTTTCAGAGGGGCCCGAAATTGAAGATGATTGGCATAACTTTACAGCTTTAAACCTTCCTGAATATCATCCAGCAAGGGATATGCAGGACACATTCTTCATTCAAACCGATCCAGATATCTTATTAAGAACGCATACTTCATCCGTTCAGGTGCGTTATATGGAGAACAACAAACCTCCAATCCGAACGATTTCTCCTGGAAGGGTTTATAGAAACGAGGCCATATCTGCTCGTTCACATTGCTTTTTTCATCAAGTGGAAGGTTTATATATTGACAAGGATGTTTCTTTTGCAGATCTTAAGCAGACCCTACAGTTTTTCACAACTGAGTTGTTCGGGAAATCAAAAATCAGGCTAAGACCATCATACTTCCCATTTACCGAACCAAGTGCAGAAGTTGATGTTTACTGGGGACTCGAGACTGAAACCGATTATAAGATGACCAAAGGGACCGGTTGGTTAGAAATAATGGGCTGTGGTATGGTTGATCCAAACGTACTGGAAAATTGTGGGATAGACTCAAACGAGTATTCAGGTTTTGCCTTTGGGATGGGAATAGATCGTATTGCCTTATTACTTCATCAAATATCTGATATTCGATTATTGAGTGAAAATGATGTTCGTTTCTTAGAGCAATTTAAAAGCACCCTATAA
- a CDS encoding GH36-type glycosyl hydrolase domain-containing protein, with product MNKLLIFVFGLLLMGCAEQKKEENELANKILANEQFKDVKSRAIAVVKTGFNAGDGYREVWIRDYNTFIELSAEVYPAEELKENLLVFFRMQGDDGNILDGFTPAEKISKEETDFSYFELEPRYAGHKNTVETDQETSLIQTVYKYVQSTGDESILDVQVGDKTVAQRMERAMQFLMNERFSTEYGLIWGATTADWGDVQPEHGWGVDIDENTHRAIDIYDNAMFIIALDNMIELLPDVREKWLPIRHKLAKNSRKHLWDGNDKKFIPHIYLDGSPFPEDFNESEIYYFGGTAIAIEAGLLSEDEINVSIKEMISRVKQAGAASIGLTLYPPYPDGYFVNQIMNPEYSYQNGGDWTWFGARMISQLVKNGFIKDAYEQLLPMTERVVTNDGFYEWYTKENEPKGSGTFRGSAGVLYTAILQLEEWAKSQNK from the coding sequence ATGAACAAACTATTGATTTTCGTTTTTGGACTCCTATTAATGGGATGTGCCGAGCAAAAAAAGGAAGAGAATGAATTAGCCAATAAAATTTTGGCTAATGAACAATTTAAAGATGTAAAAAGTAGGGCAATAGCGGTGGTGAAAACTGGATTCAATGCAGGTGATGGCTATCGTGAGGTCTGGATAAGGGACTATAATACTTTTATAGAGCTTTCGGCTGAAGTCTATCCTGCTGAGGAATTAAAAGAAAATCTTCTTGTGTTTTTCCGTATGCAGGGTGATGATGGGAATATTCTTGACGGATTTACACCTGCAGAAAAAATATCGAAAGAGGAGACCGACTTTAGTTATTTTGAATTGGAACCGCGTTATGCCGGACACAAAAACACGGTAGAAACAGATCAGGAAACCTCATTGATTCAAACGGTATACAAATATGTACAATCAACCGGAGATGAATCTATTCTTGATGTTCAAGTTGGGGATAAAACTGTGGCCCAACGTATGGAAAGGGCAATGCAGTTTCTAATGAATGAACGATTTTCTACTGAATATGGTTTAATATGGGGTGCAACCACTGCCGATTGGGGCGATGTACAACCAGAACATGGTTGGGGTGTTGATATTGATGAGAACACGCACAGGGCAATAGACATTTATGACAATGCCATGTTCATAATAGCTCTCGATAATATGATTGAGCTATTGCCAGATGTAAGAGAAAAATGGCTTCCTATTCGTCATAAATTGGCTAAAAATTCTAGAAAACACCTTTGGGATGGAAACGACAAAAAATTCATTCCTCATATATACTTGGATGGCAGTCCGTTCCCTGAAGATTTCAATGAAAGTGAAATCTATTATTTCGGGGGCACAGCAATCGCTATTGAAGCCGGGTTATTATCTGAAGATGAGATCAATGTTTCTATAAAAGAAATGATATCAAGGGTAAAACAAGCAGGGGCCGCTTCCATAGGGTTAACCTTGTACCCACCATATCCAGATGGGTACTTTGTAAACCAAATTATGAATCCAGAATACAGCTATCAAAATGGAGGTGATTGGACGTGGTTTGGCGCTAGGATGATTAGCCAATTGGTAAAAAATGGCTTTATCAAGGATGCCTACGAGCAGTTATTACCTATGACGGAAAGAGTAGTAACTAATGACGGGTTTTATGAATGGTACACCAAAGAGAACGAACCTAAAGGATCGGGTACTTTCAGGGGTTCTGCCGGGGTACTGTATACAGCCATTCTTCAATTGGAGGAGTGGGCCAAATCTCAAAACAAATAG
- a CDS encoding SulP family inorganic anion transporter, whose product MKNLFSNFKGDLLGGITAGIVALPLALAFGVSSGLGPSAGLYGAIFISFFAALFGGTNTQISGPTAPMTAVSMVVIAGIIAVYDGSVEKALPAILTIFLLAGLMQIGLGLLGIGKYIRYIPYPVVSGFMTAIGVIILITQIMPALGYYPKEDDSWVEPFKPQAEELILENILKDEAGEGILVLEDFKETISRADEVTETTIWEESKTLAAKEASGVLGAIKVLPRALKNINWLELGLALATILIIYGFKRITTTVPSTLVALILVSGVAYGFGLDYRTIEKIPEGFPMPNLEIFTAFEFGSISPYIFTALTLALLGAIDSLLTSVVADNMTKTKHKPNKELIGQGIGNTIASIFGGIPGAGATIRTVVNINSGGKTRLSGMVAGILLLVILLAMGPIASQIPAAVLAGILITVGIAVMDYKGLKAIPNLPKDIKLGPLKLSSEVVVMIVVLVLSTFWNLVYAVGIGLVIASLMFMKKLGDLTAERSEVKSLGKEKGWADEADFPKEFEEEVFIKHIKGPLFFGTTSEFQQLANQIPSTASYTIIRLDRMQYMDQSGLYAMEDVLQELNKKDITVLFVDLLRQPRYMMERIDIIPDFIPEEHIFDTFKDCAKWIKEHVDYKH is encoded by the coding sequence ATGAAAAATTTATTTTCAAATTTTAAAGGTGATCTTCTAGGAGGAATCACTGCAGGAATTGTTGCCCTCCCCTTGGCACTTGCATTTGGTGTAAGTTCAGGTCTAGGGCCTAGTGCAGGTCTTTATGGCGCAATATTCATTAGTTTTTTCGCCGCTTTGTTTGGGGGTACAAACACTCAAATTTCCGGCCCAACTGCACCAATGACCGCAGTAAGTATGGTGGTCATTGCTGGTATTATTGCTGTTTATGACGGCAGTGTTGAAAAAGCACTCCCAGCTATCTTGACAATATTCTTATTGGCAGGTTTAATGCAAATAGGTTTAGGTCTTTTGGGTATTGGAAAATACATTAGATACATTCCTTATCCCGTGGTTTCAGGTTTTATGACAGCAATAGGTGTTATTATACTTATCACCCAGATTATGCCTGCTTTAGGGTACTATCCGAAAGAAGATGATTCTTGGGTTGAACCCTTTAAACCTCAGGCTGAAGAATTGATTTTAGAAAACATCCTTAAAGATGAAGCTGGAGAAGGTATTCTCGTACTGGAAGATTTTAAAGAAACCATCTCAAGGGCCGACGAAGTAACTGAAACAACCATTTGGGAAGAATCGAAGACTTTGGCAGCTAAGGAAGCTTCAGGTGTTTTGGGTGCTATTAAGGTCTTGCCCAGAGCTTTGAAAAATATAAATTGGCTCGAACTCGGTCTTGCTCTTGCGACCATTCTAATTATTTATGGATTTAAGCGCATCACCACAACAGTACCTAGTACGCTTGTTGCATTGATACTGGTTTCAGGAGTTGCTTATGGTTTTGGACTTGATTACAGAACAATTGAAAAAATCCCAGAAGGTTTTCCAATGCCCAATTTGGAGATATTCACAGCGTTTGAGTTTGGATCCATTTCTCCCTATATATTCACGGCTCTAACCCTCGCACTCTTAGGAGCTATCGATTCGTTATTAACATCGGTTGTTGCTGATAATATGACTAAAACCAAGCACAAACCAAATAAGGAGTTGATTGGTCAGGGAATAGGAAATACAATCGCCAGTATTTTTGGTGGAATTCCTGGAGCCGGTGCAACCATAAGAACAGTAGTAAACATTAATTCAGGCGGAAAGACCAGATTATCCGGAATGGTTGCTGGGATTCTTTTATTAGTGATTCTACTAGCAATGGGGCCAATAGCATCACAAATTCCAGCCGCTGTTTTAGCGGGTATTTTAATAACCGTAGGTATAGCGGTGATGGATTATAAAGGACTAAAAGCTATTCCCAATTTACCAAAAGATATAAAGTTAGGGCCATTAAAGCTAAGCTCTGAGGTAGTCGTAATGATTGTGGTATTGGTACTTTCCACTTTTTGGAATCTCGTATACGCAGTGGGTATTGGATTGGTGATTGCCTCCTTAATGTTCATGAAGAAACTTGGTGATCTTACCGCTGAGCGCTCAGAGGTAAAGTCATTGGGTAAAGAGAAAGGATGGGCCGATGAAGCAGATTTTCCAAAAGAGTTTGAAGAAGAAGTCTTTATTAAACACATTAAAGGGCCTTTATTCTTTGGAACAACTAGTGAATTTCAACAACTGGCAAATCAGATTCCTAGTACCGCATCCTATACTATCATTCGACTTGATAGAATGCAATATATGGATCAGTCTGGTCTATATGCCATGGAAGATGTTTTGCAAGAACTCAACAAAAAAGATATTACCGTACTTTTTGTTGACCTATTGAGACAGCCCAGATATATGATGGAACGTATTGACATTATTCCTGATTTTATTCCTGAAGAACATATTTTCGATACTTTTAAGGATTGTGCCAAGTGGATTAAAGAACATGTAGATTATAAACACTAG